A genomic window from Glycine soja cultivar W05 chromosome 10, ASM419377v2, whole genome shotgun sequence includes:
- the LOC114369786 gene encoding uncharacterized protein LOC114369786: MDCKKRVRDDSDESILESPEAKRLRDDLLEFFDDADDAASTQDLDSVMKSLQEEISGVTSDYGESQAQIGYLLEASDDDLGLPPAGNSSAPQEKNVEAELVRVASDSSGIGELWEFEDQIPRYDSFDLGMGFGYECDATEYAAFGELFDHSDVYYDSWRQ, encoded by the coding sequence atggaTTGCAAGAAGCGAGTTCGGGATGACTCGGACGAATCAATTCTGGAATCGCCCGAGGCGAAACGACTCAGGGACGATTTACTCGAGTTCTTCGACGACGCCGATGATGCAGCTTCCACTCAGGACCTTGACTCCGTCATGAAGAGCTTGCAGGAGGAGATTTCCGGCGTGACGTCAGATTACGGCGAGTCTCAGGCGCAGATCGGATACCTCCTGGAGGCCTCCGACGACGATCTTGGGCTTCCTCCCGCCGGAAACTCGTCGGCGCCACAGGAGAAGAACGTGGAGGCCGAGTTGGTCCGAGTCGCGTCTGACTCGTCCGGAATCGGCGAGTTGTGGGAGTTTGAGGACCAGATTCCGAGATATGACTCGTTCGATTTGGGAATGGGGTTCGGTTATGAGTGCGATGCTACCGAATACGCTGCGTTTGGTGAACTTTTCGATCATTCTGATGTGTATTATGACTCGTGGCGGCAATAG
- the LOC114369954 gene encoding alpha-xylosidase 1-like: MASSIRLVTLCLSYLLLTWLLHVTAEEATSSSNKIGLGYRLISIKDAPDGSLVGLLQVKQNNNVYGPDLPLLRFYVKHETENRLRVHITDAKKQRWEVPYNLLPREQPPALNQYIVWSRKKNLVSVSEYSGSGSDLVFSYISDPFSFSVKRKSNGDTLFDSNSNEFNSLVFKDQYLEISTKLPKDASLYGLGENTQPHGIKLYPNDPSTLYTTDVSAINLNTDLYGSHPVYMDLRNEGGKPYAHGVLLLNSNGMDVFYRGTSLTYKIIGGVLDFYFFAGPTPLNVVDQYTSLIGRPAPMPYWAFGFHQCRWGYHNLSVVEDVVENYKKAKIPLDVIWNDDDHMDGHKDFTLNPVNYPHSKLLDFLDRIHSIGMKYIVIIDPGIAVNSSYGVYQRGIADDVFIKYEGEPFLAQVWPGAVYFPDFLNPKTVSWWVDEIRRFHELVPVDGLWIDMNEASNFCSGKCTIPKGKVCPSGTGPGWICCLDCKNITSTRWDDPPYKINASGVQAPIGFKTIATSAVHYDGVLEYDAHSIYGFSQAIATHKALQGLKGKRPFILSRSTYVGSGKYAAHWTGDNKGTWEDLRYSISTMLNFGIFGVPMVGSDICGFYPAPTEELCNRWIEVGAFYPFSRDHANFYSPRQELYQWESVAESARNALGMRYKLLPYLYTLNYEAHVSGAPIARPLFFSFPTYTECYGLSTQFLLGSSLMISPVLEQGKTQVTALFLPGTWYNLFDLTQTIVSKDGNYVTLDAPLHVVNVHLYQNSILPMQQGGMISKDARMTPFSLIVTFPAGATDGEAKGNLFLDDDELPEMKLVNGYSTYIDFHATIKEGTVKIWSEVQEGKFALDKGWVIDTINVLGLNRNGALPKIEIDGEPLMSLSNVQVSTTQHKYLYGQGDGDKILMVGLKGLNIPVGKNFNVTWKMGS; this comes from the exons ATGGCTTCTTCTATTCGCTTAGTTACTCTCTGTCTCTCTTACCTCCTTCTTACTTGGCTTCTACATGTAACCGCTGAAGAGGCTACTAGCTCCTCTAACAAAATTGGCCTGGGCTACCGTCTAATCTCCATCAAAGATGCCCCTGATGGTTCCCTTGTAGGGCTCCTCCAAGTTAAGCAGAACAACAATGTCTATGGCCCTGACCTTCCCCTTTTACGCTTCTATGTCAA GCACGAGACTGAGAACCGTTTGAGGGTACACATCACTGACGCAAAGAAACAAAGGTGGGAGGTTCCTTACAACCTTTTGCCAAGGGAGCAACCACCGGCTCTGAATCAATACATCGTATGGTCGAGGAAGAAGAACCTAGTATCAGTGTCCGAGTACTCTGGCTCTGGCTCTGACCTTGTCTTCAGCTACATTTCAGACCCGTTTAGTTTTTCTGTCAAAAGAAAGTCAAATGGGGATACCCTTTTTGACTCCAATTCTAATGAGTTCAACTCATTGGTCTTCAAGGACCAGTACCTTGAAATTTCTACCAAATTGCCCAAAGATGCATCTTTGTATGGTTTAGGAGAGAACACACAGCCACACGGGATCAAGCTGTACCCAAATGACCCGTCCACTTTGTATACCACTGATGTATCAGCCATTAATCTCAACACTGATTTATACGGGTCACACCCTGTGTACATGGATCTCAGAAATGAAGGTGGCAAGCCTTATGCACATGGTGTTCTTTTGTTGAATAGCAATGGAATGGATGTGTTCTATAGAGGAACCTCTCTCACGTACAAGATTATTGGAGGGGTGCTCGATTTTTACTTCTTTGCTGGACCCACCCCTCTCAATGTTGTGGATCAGTACACTTCCTTAATTGGCAGACCTGCTCCAATGCCTTATTGGGCTTTTG GATTCCACCAATGCAGATGGGGCTATCACAATCTATCCGTAGTAGAAGATGTTGTCGAGAATTACAAGAAGGCAAAAATCCCACTTGATGTGATCTGGAATGATGATGATCACATGGATGGCCACAAGGACTTCACACTCAATCCAGTTAACTACCCTCATTCCAAGCTTTTAGACTTCCTGGACAGAATACATAGCATTGGCATGAAATACATTGTAATCATTGATCCAGGAATTGCTGTTAACTCCAGTTATGGTGTATATCAAAGGGGTATCGCTGATGATGTTTTTATCAAGTATGAAGGTGAACCTTTCTTGGCTCAAGTTTGGCCAGGAGCAGTATATTTTCCTGATTTTCTCAATCCAAAAACAGTTTCCTGGTGGGTTGACGAGATTCGTCGCTTCCATGAACTAGTGCCTGTTGATGGCCTATGGATTGACATGAATGAAGCTTCAAATTTCTGCTCTGGAAAGTGCACAATTCCCAAGGGAAAAGTGTGCCCTAGTGGAACAGGACCTGGGTGGATATGTTGCTTAGATTGCAAGAACATCACAAGCACACGGTGGGATGATCCTCCCTACAAAATTAATGCTTCTGGAGTACAGGCTCCTATAGGCTTCAAAACTATAGCCACTAGTGCAGTTCACTATGATGGTGTTTTGGAGTATGATGCTCACAGCATTTATGGTTTCTCTCAAGCAATTGCAACTCACAAGGCCCTTCAAGGGCTTAAAGGAAAACGACCTTTCATATTGTCCCGCTCCACTTATGTAGGTTCAGGCAAATATGCTGCACATTGGACTGGTGACAATAAGGGCACGTGGGAGGACTTAAGGTACTCAATATCCACGATGCTCAATTTTGGAATATTTGGGGTTCCAATGGTTGGTTCAGACATATGTGGTTTCTATCCAGCACCAACTGAAGAGCTTTGCAATAGGTGGATTGAAGTTGGTGCCTTCTACCCTTTCTCAAGGGACCATGCAAACTTCTACTCCCCTAGACAGGAACTTTACCAATGGGAATCAGTAGCTGAGTCAGCTAGAAATGCTTTAGGTATGAGGTATAAGCTCCTCCCGTATCTTTACACCTTGAACTATGAGGCTCATGTTAGTGGAGCACCAATTGCAAGGcctcttttcttctcatttccaACTTATACTGAATGTTATGGCCTCAGCACTCAGTTCTTACTAGGGAGCAGTCTAATGATTTCTCCTGTGCTTGAGCAAGGAAAAACACAAGTTACAGCACTCTTCCTTCCTGGAACCTGGTacaatttgtttgatttaacACAGACCATTGTGTCAAAAGATGGAAACTATGTTACCCTTGACGCACCTTTGCATGTGGTCAATGTACATTTGTATCAGAATAGCATTCTTCCAATGCAACAGGGTGGAATGATATCTAAGGATGCTAGAATGACACCCTTCAGCCTCATTGTGACCTTCCCCGCTGGTGCAACTGACGGAGAAGCCAAAGGGAATCTATTCCTTGATGATGATGAGCTGCCAGAAATGAAGCTTGTAAATGGCTATTCAACCTACATTGATTTCCATGCAACTATCAAAGAAGGAACAGTGAAAATTTGGTCAGAAGTCCAAGAGGGCAAGTTTGCTTTAGATAAAGGTTGGGTTATTGACACGATAAATGTGTTGGGATTAAACCGAAATGGAGCACTACCTAAAATTGAGATTGATGGAGAACCACTAATGAGTTTGTCAAATGTGCAAGTCAGCACAACTCAACATAAGTACTTGTACGGGCAGGGAGATGGAGATAAAATATTGATGGTAGGATTGAAGGGTTTGAATATCCCTGTAGGTAAAAATTTTAATGTGACCTGGAAGATGGGATCATAA
- the LOC114372011 gene encoding ubiquitin receptor RAD23c-like, whose translation MKVFVKTLKGTHFEIEVTPQDTVSEVKKNIETVQGADVYPAAQQMLIHQGKVLRDASTLEENKVVENTFIVIMLSKSKSPSGEGSTTSTAPSTKAPQTSTVPASTPPASVVPQASAPAPAATGALPASVTAPISSPSPAPAPTPAPAPTPAPISSGNAVEGSDIYGQAASNLVAGSNLEGTIQQILDMGGGSWDRDTVVRALRAAYNNPERAVEYLYTGIPEQAEAPLVAQVPASAQPTNPPADAPQTAQPAPVTSAGPNANPLDLFPQGLPNVGSGAAGAGSLDFLRNSQQFQALRAMVQANPQILQPMLQELGKQNPHLMRLIRDHQADFLRLINEPAEGAEGNILGQMASAMPQAVTVTPEERQAIERLEAMGFDRAIVLEVYFACNKNEELAANYLLDHMHEFEEQ comes from the exons ATGAAGGTTTTCGTTAAGACTCTCAAAGGCACTCACTTCGAAATCGAAGTGACGCCGCAAGACACG GTTTCTGAAGtgaagaaaaatatagaaactGTTCAGGGTGCAGATGTCTATCCTGCTGCACAGCAAATGCTAATTCATCAAGGGAAAGTTCTTAGGGATGCTTCTACCTTGGAGGAGAATAAAGTAGTTGAAAATACTTTCATTGTAATTATGCTATCAAag AGTAAGAGCCCATCCGGTGAAGGATCTACTACTTCAACTGCACCATCAACCAAG GCCCCACAGACAAGTACAGTTCCTGCTTCAACCCCTCCAGCGTCAGTAGTTCCTCAAGCTTCTGCTCCTGCTCCTGCTGCAACTGGGGCACT GCCTGCATCAGTTACTGCACCTATATCTTCACCTTCTCCTGCTCCAGCCCCAACTCCTGCTCCAGCCCCAACTCCTGCTCCTATATCTTCAGGAAATGCTGT GGAAGGGTCTGATATCTATGGGCAGGCTGCATCCAATCTGGTTGCTGGAAGCAACTTGGAGGGAACAATTCAGCAAATTCTTGATATGGGTGGAGGGAGCTGGGACAGGGATACCGTTGTCCGTGCTCTTCGAGCTGCCTACAACAACCCTGAGAGAGCTGTTGAATATTTGTATACA GGTATCCCCGAGCAAGCTGAAGCTCCACTTGTAGCCCAAGTGCCTGCAAGTGCTCAACCTACAAATCCTCCTGCTGATGCTCCACAAACAGCACAACCTGCTCCAGTTACCTCAGCTGGACCTAATGCTAATCCATTAGACCTTTTTCCCCAG GGTCTCCCTAACGTGGGTTCTGGTGCTGCTGGTGCTGGTTCATTAGACTTTTTACGCAATAGTCAACAA TTCCAAGCCTTGCGAGCTATGGTGCAGGCTAATCCACAAATATTGCAG CCTATGCTACAAGAGCTTGGCAAACAAAATCCCCATCTAATGAGATTGATTCGAGACCATCAAGCTGACTTCCTTCGCCTGATAAATGAACCTGCAGAAGGTGCTGAAGG GAACATATTGGGGCAGATGGCTTCTGCGATGCCACAAGCAGTAACCGTCACTCCTGAGGAGCGGCAGGCAATTGAACGT CTTGAAGCAATGGGTTTTGATCGTGCAATCGTATTGGAGGTGTACTTCGCTTGTAACAAAAATGAGGAATTGGCTGCCAACTACCTTTTGGATCACATGCATGAGTTCGAGGAACAATAG